The stretch of DNA TGGGCATCAGTCCGGAACTTCCGGACAACACGCTCACGATGGCGGAGAAGCACGCCATCCCCATCGATATCCTGAGCGATGCGACGAGCGAGGTGTTGAAAACGTACCGGCTGTGGTTCACGGTACCCGCGGAGGTCAAGGCCCTTTACCTGGAGAAGTTCGGCCTCAACCTGGAGAAGTACAACGGCGCGGGACGGTGGGAGCTTCCGGTTCCGGCAACCTACGTGCTGGACAAGAGCGGCATCGTCCGCGCAGGGCAGGCGGACCCGGATTACACCGTGCGCATGGAGCCGGCGGAAGTCGTGGCTGCGATCCGGGAAATCGCAGGCGGGTGAAGGAGCAACACGCAACGGTCTGTGCGGGCTGATCACGACGGTCATCGTGGCATCCGTGAGCCTCTTGCTAATTTTCGGTTTTCGCCTGAACGGCCTGGTGATTTCACACGGATGAACGCCTGCGGGTCCCATCGAACGCAACGCCTCCGGGTGCCGCGGGCGCGAACCCTTTCCCGGAGATGAAGGATATCCGTTCGTGAACCTCCTGTGGCTCAAGCTCATCCTGACGCCGCTCTTTATCACGGTCATCGCCCTGGCGGGGCGGCGCTGGGGTCCCGCCGTGGGCGGCTGGATCGCCGGCCTCCCTCTCACCTCGGGGCCGGTTTCCCTGTTCCTGGCCTTGGAGCAGGGCAGGGCGTTCGCCGGGGACGCCGCGGTGAGCTCCCTGG from Candidatus Deferrimicrobiaceae bacterium encodes:
- a CDS encoding peroxiredoxin-like family protein produces the protein MSLREQLAQFDASRNRTPEIVAILKRGTETVKASGVAGLQIGERAPDFALPNQRGETVRLSDRLSKGPVVLSFYRGVWUPYCNLELAALAKGLPVIRSLGADLVGISPELPDNTLTMAEKHAIPIDILSDATSEVLKTYRLWFTVPAEVKALYLEKFGLNLEKYNGAGRWELPVPATYVLDKSGIVRAGQADPDYTVRMEPAEVVAAIREIAGG